Within the Erpetoichthys calabaricus chromosome 1, fErpCal1.3, whole genome shotgun sequence genome, the region tgtagcctgcaacatcatccagcatgactggtttcgtggtgggttagtgatggtctggagaggtATAgcttggagggtcacacagaccttCCCATGCTAGGCTATGTGACCCTGACTGCTGtttaggtaccaggatgaaatcctcagagccattgtcagaccttacactggtgtagtgggccctgggttcctcctggtgtttATTACAatacccagcctcatgtggccagtgtgtaggcagttcctggatgatggaAGCATTGTTGAATGACTGGGCCTGCACGTtccccagacttgaacccaattgagagcctctgggatgttatgtatcGGTGCATTCAACTCTACCAAGTAGTGCTACAGactgtccaggtgctcactgatgcccaaatctttgtctgggaggagattccccaggacTCCATTCACCATCTCGTTAGGAGTGTGCCCAGACATTGTGGGGAGTTCATACAGCCACGTGGGGGCCATAAatactactgagtcacattaatGAGCTGCTGTGctgaaattcatgcaagttggatcaaatgagatttcaatttttaactttgattttcggTTGGATattgaatccagccctcagtgggttggtgattttggtttccattgactgttgttatTTTGTTCCCAATGAATCATACAATattagtaaagattttccacttgaatattttgtttgagATCCAaagtgtgatttaagtgttccgtgttttttttttttttgtttgatttttaagaaGTTTATGCTTGTGAATCATTAAAAATTTGCTGTTTCAATTTAGAAGCCTATTCTTTGtaactttgtatatttttaatttgtcttctAATATTACAGTGCCTTTAAGTAGGAAGGGCTTTCAGTATACATGCCAAGTTATCAGAATAACTTGTCTTGCACAACCTTTGAATTACAAACTGTTCAAATAATTCCTTAGTACATACTGCATTTTGCTGACACCTTCTGGATTTCCTATAACTGAGTGCCATTCTATCACGGTGTTtacgtttatgtatgtatgtgtgtgtatttggggTTGGGAAtcgatttaaaataattaatcgcATCAGTGTATTGTGATTAAtggcatctaacattaaaacatttaattataaaatgaatacataaatcatgaggCAAATACACCCTGcatcacaaatttaatgtagaatcaacacaaaggaatttttaaaaatcaatggcatagtttaaacttgaacaatgaccttaaacctgaacttttaactaaatactacttgagcaagtgcagcctgaatttgaatgccctcctaaaaggcaagttgaaaagattGCAATGACAAAACAAGGCTAAtatattaattatcaaattggcatagcatatgagatgCAGACAcgtcaaagtaaaaatgaaacgaTCAAAACGACTGCTGTGGTTGGCAGAATTGTGGTTTGCCTTGGGATtgtttgggttacaaaaagtgtgccaccacagaaaaagttAGAAAACACTGTTCTACCTACACCTTTactcctggcatgctaaaaaagatctctgtaggtgcttaaaaactgacaccatgtattacttggatggttatgttgtgtTCGTTGCATAAATTATCGAAAATACGACAAACTTGAATCATGGGTAGAAATAATCATCACACTATtttatagaattttgtcattataattCAAGTGTTCAAACACAGGGCAGAATTCAAGttccatactgtatgtttgtatcACATTTTTTACCACCTACAAAAGTGGACTAAATCTGATTTGAAAACTTCTGATTGCATTTGGATTGTTGTTGGTCACACTTCTCTAAAACGATTGGACCCATGTTTCACATGAgtgaaaaatttttaatttatacagatGTTTTTCTGGGACAATACAACATAGTCCTGTCTGAACcaaactatataaataaagtaatgATTAGGTGAGTCCgagtgtttatacagtatgtatgtagcTAGATTTGGCTGGTTAAAAATATAGAATATGGAAGTGTGATCTGCAGTTAACTTTGCTTTGTATGCCTGTATTTAACCACTCAATCAAAAGTTATATTTGAAAGTGTGAGTTCAGATTTCCTTAGGTAAAACAAGGGCAAATATTTGTGAAGATGAAAACCTCTGGACAAGAATGAGCTGCActtgttgttttgtttcactgCAAAGACCTTCATTTATACCCTGGAGTTTCTTGTGTAACTTGGCACCTATGACCAGGCGTTCACTTTAGATAGAATTTCTCCCCCTTTCTCAACTttagttttatgcatttattttttgtgaccAGGTTTATACTAGTGACATGAAAATCATGAACAAACACATTAAACAATGATAAAGTACATAATACTATAACAGCAAAACACACAACCCACAAGACTACCAAATTTTCGTgtatttatttggatttgttttttattgttaattcgTTTTCAAAGAAAGTCTCATGGTAAACTCAGAGTTGAATATTGTGTGTTTCTTGCTAGACTAAAATATAGACAATGAGTTTTAAGTGGCTTTCTGTAAACTTAATACACTAGTTTCCTTGATAACCATACTTATTGAATTGCAATTCGACTTCTGGCTATGCTTCTGTTTTATTGGTTTTCAGTAGTATTTGATACCCCCCATCATCAGATTCTTTTAATTTAGCTGAAGGTACACACCAGAGTAATAATAGACAGAGCGAATAGATTCTCCACAACATTTTAAGAAGGATAGCATTACACATTGCCCAGAATCCATTACTTTCAGCTTTATAGTACAAAGAACAAAGACAGCTCATATGTCTGGGACTGCTGTAAACTGGATTGACTCACACACTTTTATTTGGGCAAAACTTGTATAAATTTAGGTCTGCTTCTGTTCATATTTCTTCAGCTGTCTTCAAGATTCACATTAATATCTACTTTTATTTCTCAATACTGCAGTTACTTGCCTTGGGAAATTTTTTACAAAAGAAGCTGTTTCCTTATCTATACAGGTGTTGTGCATCCTAACTATAAATCCTGTGTTGGTAGATTGTATTCAATCCTCATCAGGAATTTTGACTAAAGTATAGAGCTATTTTGAATATATTCAGAGTAACTCTATATGTGACACCTGTACAAAACAATACTGCATCATAggagtaaaaacataaaaaatgtattttaccaaGCAAGTTGTTAGGTCAAAACTAGAAATCACACAAGCATAAGAAGCAAAATAGTAGTTTGGACACTTATTGACGTTATTGTGTCAtgatgattttgtatttttaccaGTGTTCCACTGACAGACACCCAGGATCTTGCATTGTATAAAGTcagcttttattttcttatttcttttataaaggGGCATTTAAATCAATCAGAAGAAGATGAAAATAGAGGCACATTGGAGTTACACAGGCTCATTCATTTGGGTTTCTTCTAAGACATCATTTGTGATTTGCCAAAGACTTTTTCACAGTTGGTCAATAATGTTAACAAACCATAATTCTCTTTTTGGTAGATTCCAACTGCACTGCTGTAAATTGAGGTCAGTCTGTTATATAAATTAGATACTGTGTGTTTCTTAAATACAGCAATTAAAATATACCATATTAGTAATATAATTTAAGTTCATAAGCAAGACCACCGCATTGATAGGAGAGAACGGTTCAGTTGTCTAATAGCAACAGGACACAAACTATGAACATTTCTTGTGGTATCTCTCAATTGTGCCAAATGTGTGGCAGTGACTGTCATAATCAGCTAGAAGAATACGACTGTGAGTTTCTGAGATACAGATAGCTTAATACTGTTTGATCGTACCCCTGAGTTAGAGAAGAGGTTGACACAGTCCTCGATTGTAAGGACACATACACAGacaatataataattatttttaaatgtaaattaaaagtaCAGCTTTAAGGAATTTAAATTAACATAATGTTAGAGTTAAGAATAGTTAGAAAAGTAGATAGCCCCAATATGGATGCAAAGTAGGgaattttaacttttaatcttaaATCAGCCAGACTGACAGCAAATACTTAAGAGTTTCAAGGATAAgtttttaaaggataagtttagcatttttcaagtgaaacttatttcttcacaaacatgtgtATTTGCCAAATGAATTTTTATTCTAACGttaagcacatttttaaatatatatatcttaccTGCTCTGGAGGGTGTGGTGCacggaggaaaagcttaaaaacttactaaaattttcttttttatttttttagactaTTCTTTTACAGGACAAACAGAAGAAGAACTACTGCGTTGCTTGTCAAGAGCTTGATTCTGATATTGATAAAGACAACCCAGGTACTGAGTATTTTGAGCTAAATGAATGCACACATGTAACTcggatatcttcttcttctttcggctgctcctgttaggggttgccacagcggatcatcttcttccatatctttctgtcctctacatcttgctctgttacatccatcacctgcatgtcctctctcaccacatccataaaccttcgcttaggccttcctcttttcctcttccctggcagctctatccttagcatccttctcccaatatacccagcatcactcctctgcacatgtccaaaccaatgcaatctcgcctctctgattttgtctcccaaccgtccaacttgagctgaccctctaatatactcatttctaatccaatccatccttgtcacacccagtgcaaatcttagcatctttaactctgctacctccagctctgtctcctgctttctggttagtgccaccgtctccaacccatataacatagctggtctcactaccatcctgtagaccttccctttcactcttgctgatacccatctgtcacaaattactcctgacactcttctccacccattccaccctgcctgcactctctttttcacctctattccacattccccattactctgtactgttgattccaagtatttaaactcatccacctttgccaactctactccctgcatcctcaccattccactgacctccctctcatttacacacatgtattctgtcttgttcctactgaccttcattcctctcctctctagagcatatctccacctctccagggtcttttcaacctgctccctactatcactacagatcacaatgtcatcagcaaatatcataatCCACTGGGACtgctgtctaatcttgtctgtcaacctgtccatcaccattgcaaataagaaagggctcagagccaatccctgatgtaatcccacctccaacttgaatgcatccgtcactcctacctcagacctcaccactatcacacttccctcatacgtatcctgtacaactcttacgtacttctctgccactcccgacttcctcatacaataccacagttcctcttgaggcaccctgtcatatggctttctccaggtccacaaagacacaatgcaacttcttctggccttctctaaacttctccatccaaatcctcagagcaaacattgaatctgtggtgctctttcttggcatgaaaccatactgctgctcactaatcatcacctcacttcttaacctagcttcctctactctttcccataacttcatgctgtggctcatcaattttattcccctgtagttactgtagtcctgcacatccccctaattcttaaatattggcaccagtacacttctcctccacttctcaggcatcctctcactttccaagattccattaaacaatctggttaaaaactccactgccatctctcctaaacaactccatgcttccataggtatgtcatctggaccaacggcctttccatttttcatcctcttcatagctgtccttacttcctccttgctaatccgttgcacttcctgattcactatctccatatcatccaacctcttctctctttcgttctcttcattcatcagcctctcaaagtactctttccatctgctcaacactctctcctcgcttgtgagtacgtttgcatctttatcctttatcaccctaacctgctgcacatctttcccagctcagtccctctgtctagccaatcggtacaggtcctgttctccctctttagtgtcaaaCCTCTCATAcatctcatcatacgccttttctttagccttcgccacctctctcttcaccttgcgccttatctccttgtactcttgtctactttctgcatctctctgactatcccacttcttctttaccatcctcttcctctgtatacagtggaaccttggtttgcgagtaacttggtttatgagtgttttgcaagacgagcaaaaatttttaataaattttgacttgataaacgagcgaggtcttgcagtacgagtagtatgtatactctttgtctgctgagcgtcatgtgatcacaactgagctgatggttctctctctcgctgtgggattgtgggcaatcgtctcctattctctgtctgagtcggcgtgcctcactcatagtaaacatccgtacgagcgtatactgtttactacagcattagcattgtgactgtgtgtgtgtgctcactcgCTTGCGtgtagtatgtgtgtgtgctcgctcatgcgcgtgtgtgtgtatgcgtgtgtgctcgtgcgtgtgtgctgtgacgtgcgaatccctgtcttgcacactaaaacacaaagctgagtctcagtattttagcaacaccagctttattcagcttgaaacagacacagcactcaggcagggccctgcacatttataatgttccttgttccttgtatcacccatcgacagcaggcgcttatagcatgtccgcggtCTTTTctgattcgcttttacggcgaactgctatagcgctgggagactgcgattgcttagggacactcttccgtgtgtcgtctcGTTGGGTGCAATCTCACAATAGTTTAgaaactcacaccagccatgattcttttcaaaggtaaagtgcaggttaatttgttttatgtatttttacgttatattttgtattaatcatgttttatatgaatagttttgggttgttgAACAAATcatgagtttccattatttcttatggggaaattcactttgatatacgagtgctttggactatgagcacgtttccggaacgaattacgctcgcaaaccgaggttccactgtactctcctgtatttcctcattccaccaccaggtttccttttcctctttccagatgtcacaccaagcacccttcttgctgtcacccttactacatctggtgtagtttcccagctgtctggtaactcttcactgccacccagtgcctgtctcacctcctccctaaactcaaccttgcagtcttcctttttcaacttccaccatttgatccttggttctgtCTTCACTCTCTTCCTCCTCTTGaactccaacatcatcctacagaccaccatcctatgctgcttaactacattttcccctgccaccagtttgcagtcttcaatctccttcagatcaactcttctgcataggatgtaatctacctgtgtgcatcttcctccactcttgtatgtaaccctatgttcctccctcttcttaaaatatgtattcaccacagccatgtccattcttttggcaaaatccactatcctctgaccttcttcattcctctccttgacaccatccctacccatcacctcctcatctccactgttcccttcaccaacatgcccattgaagtccgcttcaatcaccactttctgtcccttgggtacactgttcatcacttcatccaactcactccaaaaatcttctttctcacccattgtacacccaacttgcggtgcactaacaacattcatcatcacacctccaattttcatCTTCATAATTTGTaactcagatatatatatatagtaataattatattttctatatgtacatatatatttacccttatgtataaaaaatacattttaagaattCCTTTTAAATTTATGATAGAGATTCTTGACCCAGCAGAAAGTATTGGTTATTATCttcatttttacaatattttacaataatactgtttttgttatttgtattgttagTTGTTGTGCAAACCAAATGCAACAGATGGACAACTTTTTTGTGTTTACCCCTACAGCTTTAAACCCCCAGGCTGCCCTTTCTCAGGTACGTGAACGTCAGCTAGCCTCAAGCCTGCAAGGTAATCATGCTGAACCTGGAACAGCACACTCTGATCCATCACCCTCTGCAACTGTCCAGCCCAGACCAGAGCACTGTGAAGGTGCTGCCTCTGGACTGAGAACGGCTCCTTTTGCTATTCCAAACTCAACACTGTCTTCATCTGTCCTTGCTTCAAGCTCACCGCCACTTCCAGCAAATGGTCCAGTTCCTGTTTTTTTAAACTCTTCTCCACCAGGAGCACCCTCCCATAGTGCGCTGGACTGCGCCGAAGATGTGCTGCTGCAAAAATTGCAGTGGGCAACAAGGGAACTACAGCAATCTAATTCAGTTGAGAGTAGTATTCAGCTCTGTAATCTGCTGCGTAGTTGTGCAGAGTCACTGCGCAGCATCAAAGAACTGCAGCAGCTCTGATTTCagacaaataatttattttccagCTTGCTACTGGGAGTtacaatttagtttttatttcaaatgcCAAAAGGTGTCACATGTACATGTATAAATATGCCACA harbors:
- the znrd2 gene encoding protein ZNRD2, which gives rise to MALNADDEDYNWEPPTEAEMKVIQARRERQDKISKLMGDYLLKGYKMLGECCDECGTILLQDKQKKNYCVACQELDSDIDKDNPALNPQAALSQVRERQLASSLQGNHAEPGTAHSDPSPSATVQPRPEHCEGAASGLRTAPFAIPNSTLSSSVLASSSPPLPANGPVPVFLNSSPPGAPSHSALDCAEDVLLQKLQWATRELQQSNSVESSIQLCNLLRSCAESLRSIKELQQL